A section of the Virgibacillus sp. NKC19-3 genome encodes:
- a CDS encoding carbohydrate ABC transporter permease encodes MNGNLTRSRWSGYWFILPSAIMLIALIVYPLIYGAYISFFDTNLTNRWDFVGFKYYIEAFSTPEFIGKVYTTLKFTAIVVAGNMVIGTLLAVVLNTKIKGRGFFRAILIFPWLFPEVVVALLWKWLYDPMYGLFNHILLKLHLISEPISWLADPKVALIAVAIACIWKGYPLIMVLASAGLQSIPKELYEAAELDGSNKLQSFRHITLPGLKPVLLVALILETVWWFKHFTIIWLLTAGGPVDTTSVVSIDIYQRAFEDFQFGRAAAFSVLVLFVCLFISFIYRKVMADEQ; translated from the coding sequence ATGAATGGAAATCTAACCCGATCTAGATGGAGTGGATATTGGTTTATCTTACCTTCTGCAATAATGCTGATTGCATTAATTGTATATCCACTCATTTATGGGGCCTATATTAGCTTTTTTGATACAAATTTAACCAATCGGTGGGATTTTGTTGGGTTTAAGTATTACATCGAGGCATTTTCAACTCCTGAATTTATCGGAAAGGTGTATACAACATTAAAGTTTACCGCTATTGTAGTTGCAGGAAATATGGTTATAGGAACGTTATTAGCTGTCGTGTTAAATACGAAAATAAAAGGGCGAGGTTTTTTTCGAGCTATTTTAATTTTTCCATGGTTGTTCCCAGAAGTTGTAGTTGCACTACTTTGGAAGTGGTTATATGATCCGATGTATGGATTGTTCAATCATATACTTCTGAAGCTTCATTTGATTTCTGAACCCATTTCTTGGTTGGCAGATCCAAAAGTTGCTTTAATCGCTGTTGCTATAGCTTGTATTTGGAAAGGGTATCCACTAATTATGGTTTTAGCATCGGCGGGTCTCCAGTCTATTCCAAAGGAACTATATGAAGCAGCAGAACTCGATGGAAGTAACAAATTGCAATCTTTCAGACACATCACTTTACCAGGATTAAAACCAGTCCTTTTAGTGGCATTAATTCTTGAAACTGTGTGGTGGTTTAAGCACTTTACCATTATTTGGTTATTAACAGCCGGAGGTCCAGTTGATACAACAAGTGTCGTAAGTATAGATATTTACCAGAGGGCATTTGAAGACTTTCAATTTGGACGAGCTGCAGCCTTTTCCGTGCTAGTATTGTTTGTTTGTCTTTTTATAAGCTTTATTTATAGGAAGGTGATGGCTGATGAGCAGTAG
- a CDS encoding carbohydrate ABC transporter permease, producing the protein MSSRNTKNINRLMIYIVLFVFSMFVIIPVLWMLSTAVKPMTEVFTTPPKWIPNEITWEAFVRMWTDYPFVYYFINSFLVVSVATVISLLFSALAGFGASRFSFRGKGSFLIFLLLTQMFPSIMLLIPFYKIFGTLGIVNTHIGLILTYITFTLPLCSWMLMGYFNSIPKEIDDAAAIDGCGKLRTFIQIVLPLSLPGVVATAIYCFIVGWNEYMFALVLINDEALKTVPVGIGELIGEYKVMWPDLMAASLVATIPLLIVFLFLQKYFISGLTGGSVK; encoded by the coding sequence ATGAGCAGTAGAAACACAAAAAATATTAATAGATTGATGATTTACATTGTCTTATTTGTATTTTCCATGTTTGTCATTATTCCAGTGTTATGGATGTTGTCAACAGCAGTCAAACCAATGACGGAGGTATTTACGACTCCACCGAAATGGATTCCGAATGAAATAACCTGGGAAGCTTTTGTACGTATGTGGACGGACTACCCGTTTGTATATTATTTTATAAATAGTTTTTTGGTAGTTTCTGTGGCAACCGTTATTTCTTTACTTTTTTCAGCATTAGCAGGTTTTGGAGCATCCCGCTTTTCTTTTCGTGGTAAAGGATCTTTCTTAATCTTCTTATTACTCACGCAGATGTTCCCATCAATAATGTTGCTTATTCCCTTTTATAAGATTTTTGGAACACTGGGTATTGTTAACACTCATATTGGGTTAATTTTAACATACATTACATTTACGCTTCCGCTTTGCTCATGGATGCTGATGGGATATTTTAATTCTATTCCTAAGGAAATAGATGATGCAGCGGCTATTGATGGATGTGGGAAGCTGCGAACCTTTATACAGATAGTTCTCCCACTTAGTCTTCCTGGCGTTGTCGCAACGGCCATTTATTGTTTCATCGTAGGGTGGAATGAATACATGTTTGCATTAGTGCTTATAAATGATGAAGCTTTGAAAACGGTACCAGTTGGTATTGGAGAATTGATTGGTGAGTATAAAGTCATGTGGCCTGATTTGATGGCAGCTTCATTAGTTGCGACGATTCCATTATTGATTGTCTTTTTATTTCTACAAAAATACTTCATTAGTGGTCTTACAGGAGGATCGGTGAAATAG
- a CDS encoding ABC transporter substrate-binding protein, whose product MRKRSLLSVCIILSISLILVGCSNSSNSNNQSDNVVTLKVLSASQTEEPNGEVEREIAEEFMQQNPNIKIEFIAVPANEMNTKITTMATGGDLPDIFLNTPEYYLQYHDMGIAADLTELFSEDYFDRFYSNAIEESNVDGHQVFMPWETMPYGLLYRTDWFEEEGLKPPETWEEALDAARSFTKDTDNDGEVDRYGFAMIGEKNQSGAGRFIQILRSFGAAELIEQDGEWLTELDSPEAVEAFKFFTELETKHEVVPPGIIQTGFSEAISMMASEKAGMMLTGPHTVSMILDQNPELEGKFGGVPVPKKAEHTTTQSLLGYSISNNSENKEEAAKYLEFLVSKENQKKWTEKTYRLPVVQEVGEDPDIIDDPVLGGYIESLNYTYPVPTVTYNSTVQNIVGEAYQSIIGGQETVEEAAKAAAEKVRQEIQQNK is encoded by the coding sequence ATGAGAAAAAGGAGCCTTTTATCAGTATGTATTATTTTATCAATCAGTTTGATTTTAGTCGGATGTTCCAATAGTTCTAATTCTAATAATCAATCTGATAATGTCGTTACATTAAAGGTTTTATCAGCATCACAGACTGAGGAACCTAATGGGGAAGTTGAAAGGGAAATTGCAGAGGAATTCATGCAACAGAATCCAAATATAAAAATAGAGTTTATAGCTGTACCAGCGAATGAAATGAACACAAAAATTACAACTATGGCAACAGGTGGAGACTTACCGGATATTTTTTTGAATACGCCGGAATATTACCTTCAATATCATGATATGGGTATTGCAGCTGATCTAACAGAGTTATTCAGTGAAGATTATTTTGATCGATTTTACTCAAATGCTATAGAGGAGTCCAATGTAGATGGACACCAAGTATTTATGCCTTGGGAGACAATGCCATATGGATTACTTTATCGGACAGACTGGTTTGAGGAGGAAGGTTTAAAACCACCAGAAACATGGGAGGAAGCTCTCGATGCTGCACGTTCATTTACGAAGGATACGGATAATGACGGGGAAGTGGACAGATATGGGTTTGCGATGATAGGTGAAAAAAATCAGTCTGGTGCTGGACGATTCATTCAAATCTTACGATCGTTTGGTGCTGCAGAACTTATAGAGCAAGACGGCGAATGGCTTACCGAGCTTGATTCTCCCGAAGCAGTAGAAGCTTTTAAGTTTTTCACAGAGCTAGAGACAAAACACGAAGTAGTACCTCCTGGTATCATACAAACAGGCTTTTCAGAAGCAATAAGTATGATGGCGAGTGAAAAAGCAGGGATGATGCTTACAGGTCCCCATACTGTATCCATGATTTTAGATCAGAACCCTGAATTGGAAGGAAAATTTGGTGGTGTTCCTGTCCCTAAAAAAGCTGAACATACTACTACACAGAGTTTGCTTGGATATTCTATTTCTAATAATAGTGAAAATAAAGAAGAAGCAGCTAAATATTTAGAATTTCTTGTAAGTAAGGAAAATCAAAAAAAATGGACTGAAAAAACATATCGTCTACCTGTAGTACAAGAGGTAGGAGAAGATCCTGATATTATTGATGACCCTGTTCTAGGTGGATATATTGAATCACTTAATTATACTTATCCTGTTCCAACTGTTACCTATAATTCTACTGTACAGAATATAGTGGGTGAGGCCTATCAATCTATTATTGGTGGTCAGGAAACTGTAGAAGAAGCGGCTAAGGCGGCAGCTGAAAAAGTGCGCCAAGAAATTCAACAAAATAAATAG